The sequence below is a genomic window from Phaenicophaeus curvirostris isolate KB17595 chromosome 16, BPBGC_Pcur_1.0, whole genome shotgun sequence.
CTGGCCTTATTTATTAAACCAGCAGGCACATTCTCAGCAGCAGCTTACCAGTCCCTGCGCCGACAGCACCGTGATCTGTACTGGTGTGACTGGTGCCTGTTGTGTCTCACTGGGAGGAACTGAAGCAGCAGGCAAGGCAGAGGAGTCCCTTTCCACAGACAGCCCCACAGGGACATCCATGGCTCTGCagagaaaagtggaaagaaacaTGAAACCGCTCCATTCCTCTCCCAGAAACGTCTGCTGAGCACAGCGACCACAGCAAGGAGAGCACAGAGCTTTGTCAGTGGCGAATCTCTCacgaggagcaggaggaggacgtggggttggaactgggtggctcgaaggtgccttccaacccaaaggaAGAAATTGAAGGGGAAAGTTATCCAGCTCTATCAACTGAACCCTGGTGCAGCACCAGCTCTGTCCCACACAGGCTCTCCATGGCCTCTGGTTGCCTGCTGGCCCCACAACCCTCCCAGCAGCAGTGGCGCTGCCCACCCAGCCCCTCGTTTGCACCCAGGGATGGCCCTGACGGGGGGACCCCTCAGtctgggctggggcagggaggacctggggacaggggagaggcgcagggcagggtgtggggcaggggaggtgtggggcaggggatggggggacaggggaggtgtggggcaggggatgggtccagagggggtgtggggcagggtatggggggacaggggaggtgtggggcaggggatggggacacgggtcACGGCTCTGCCACCTCCCCTGCCGCCTCCCCTCCCGCTCCCGGGGGACGCGGGACTCGAACCCGGAGTCTCACAGTCCAGCTGCCGCGTAACCGTAGCGACACGGCTGCTTCCGCCAGGCCCGGAAATCTCGCGAGATCTCACGTGAAGCCGCTGCGTGGCGCCATGATGGATGTGGGCAGCCCTcaccctgcccatggtgggggtcCTAGAGCCCCGGGCTGGGGGGGACCCGGGGGCTCTCCCTGCATCCTAATTGAGATAATGGTATTAATTATAGCAGTAGGAGcagtaatagtaataattataacaacaataataataatagctaTCATTTTATAGTACTAATAAATGTAACTATagttaaaatgtaataaaatgtaataaatatatAGTAATAAGTATAAAATAGAGAAAacactatactatactatattgtactatactatactatgatattttatattttattgtattaaatTGTATTATATACAATATAATATTATATTGTGTACAATACAATAATAATGTGTTGTAATATATACAATATAACATTCTGTTATGTTATATTCTACattaatacaaaatataaaatatattctataaatgatttttatttaaaatctattatatgatattaataaaaattgataaataataaataatataaaaggagaggagagctgtggggcaggggatggggggagaggagaggtgtGGGACAGGCTGTGGGTCCATGAGCAgccccctcctgtccccacagTGCCCCATGGCAGCCGGGCTGTGGGGCGGCCATGGGACACTGGCACGGGTCGGTTTGGTTTGCGCGTGGCCCTCCCAGAATAGCTCGGTCTCCGATTCCATGTCCCGCGATCTCCTTGGGGTGACATTGGATTCTGCTGGCAGGGACACAGGCGTCCTGCGGCCATGGCCGGCAGGCAGCGGCGCGGGGGGTCCCGGCAGCGGGCAGCGAGCCACGGCCCCTCTGCAtcgccccacagcccctctgcatCGCCCCACGGCCCCTCCGCATCACCCACGTCCCGCGCCCCTGCAGCCACCGGTGCTGCCCCCAAAGCCACGCGCCCCAAGGAGCCCATGGAGGAGCCCACAGCCAGGGGACCTGACGTAGACTCACTGGGCTTCCAGGCCATGGACCACAATGTGCCGGGGTTGTCTCGTGTCATCCTccagaagctcaacatgaagaGCTATGAGGACTACAAGTGAGTGAGCACCCATGTGTGCagttcctcctcttcctcctcttgtaTGTCCCCTCACAACCGCTTCACCCCACCCTCCTTCATCACTCCCTCCTTCATCTCACCTTCCTTCATCCCACCTTCCTTCATCTCACCTCCCTTCATCCCACCTTCCTTCACCCCACTCTCCTTTACCCCACTCTCCTTCATCCACCTTTGTGTGAGAGGTGCTGATGGGGCTCCCCTCAACCACCCTGTTCCCCAGCTCCCCCCGCCAGCCAGCCTGGGGCCACATGTTCATGGCTGGAGCTAAAATCTCCGGCAGCCTTGGAGGGAGGACACTaacaaggtgggtgttggtctcttgtcccaagtgataggcaataggatgagaaggaatggcctcaagctgcaccagggcaggttcagattggacatcaggaaaaagttcttcaccaaaaaggttctcgagccctggcagaggctgcccagggaggtggaggggtccccatccctggaagggtttagcagatgggcagatgaggtgctcaggggtctgGTTCAGTGCTGGACAGGGATGTctgaactcgatgatcttgaaggtcttttccagcttagtgattctatggttctaaccTCCCCAACATCTGCAGGTCTGCCATGGAtgggaggaagagcagcagcGATTTCGGCATCCGGACTTACTTCGAGATGTTCCAGAAGATGGAGGACACCTTTAAGTTTTGTGCCGAGTGCAGGAAGCTCCCTGATGCCCTCCCTGACCCCAAAAGCCTCCGGAGATGCAAGAGGTATaggatgtgtgtgtgtctgacGGCACAGGGCTGGATCCACTCCCTCAATCGAGGTGAAGCTGAGGGTGTCTGGCCCCAACACCCACCACCAGCTGCAAGAGCCCTCCAAAACAGTGAGGAAGCCCTGGGGGCTCAGCAGACCAGGGCTCCCTCAACACATCTGGGCACCCTTCCTCGCTCCCCAGGTGCCAGAATGTGTACTACTGTGGCACGGCGTGTCAGCGTGCCAACTGGCCGCTGCACAAGAAGTTCTGCAAGAAGCTGAAGCTGGTGGCTGTGGATCGGCTGGTGGAATGGCTCGTCTTCACAGGTAGGGCAGGGGACACCGCTCCCACCCCATGTGTCCCCCCTTCCAGACTGCCTGAACTTCAGGGGCTGCAAGGGATCTGTGGATGGAAAGTGGAGTCTCTCTTCCCGGCTCCAGCATGgggttcctcctcctggctccAGTATCCATGGATGGATGTGGGGTCCCTCCTTCCGGCTCCAGCATCCATGGATGGATGTGGGGTCCCTCCTCCTGGCTCCAGCATCCATGGATGGACATGGGGTCCCTCCTTCTGGCTCCAGCATCCCTGCGGCCATGGTGGgacaggcagcctgggctgtggggCCATCAATGCTTCTCCTTGCCTCCCTCAGGAGACATCCCCTTCCCCACGGAGACCTGGACAAAACCCACCTGGGATGTGAAGGGCTGGGAGGACTGGTTCTCCatgcaggagcagctggaggagaagctggacACCATCCTGGCTGGGCGGTACATGACCCTCCTCTGGGCCAATGCAGGGAAGCCCCGGCCAGAGGACAAGGAGCTGCGTGAATCCATCCGGCGTCTGGTCACCGACTTCCACTCGCGGCCACTCACCATTGGCTTGGGGCTGCGGCTTTTTGGCATTGACCCCCTCGCCAAAGCCCTCACAGTGCACGTGGTGGGGGCGTCCCACGTCGAGACCCTCAACACCCAGTTGACGGACTACGATGAGCTGACACGGATGTTCCCAGGCCACCAGGGCATGGAGGTGGTGATGGTGGGGGTGGATGTGGTTGATGGAGCCATCATGAGGCCACCCCTGGCGACACCGGCACCCCATGGAAGGGTCTATCTCAGCAGCT
It includes:
- the MSS51 gene encoding putative protein MSS51 homolog, mitochondrial, which encodes MAGRQRRGGSRQRAASHGPSASPHSPSASPHGPSASPTSRAPAATGAAPKATRPKEPMEEPTARGPDVDSLGFQAMDHNVPGLSRVILQKLNMKSYEDYKSAMDGRKSSSDFGIRTYFEMFQKMEDTFKFCAECRKLPDALPDPKSLRRCKRCQNVYYCGTACQRANWPLHKKFCKKLKLVAVDRLVEWLVFTGDIPFPTETWTKPTWDVKGWEDWFSMQEQLEEKLDTILAGRYMTLLWANAGKPRPEDKELRESIRRLVTDFHSRPLTIGLGLRLFGIDPLAKALTVHVVGASHVETLNTQLTDYDELTRMFPGHQGMEVVMVGVDVVDGAIMRPPLATPAPHGRVYLSSYKGLYHDFWESHVETKLAAHPDLVVGFHPGLHACPDLLAGWLPTLLLLRDYCLPVLFTVYSEQELKSSLQILVELQTHVVGYAANPFASLRPEQVFSSPNKAPVYCSSYYIALLGAEAAAVPGVEELEDGDGWQGREPSGAGGIAVGLG